Proteins co-encoded in one Spirosoma endbachense genomic window:
- a CDS encoding DUF6807 family protein, with protein MYTCRVLAIFVLVLCGIVSGFGQKSNGNTFEIVTESDTSFSIYKGKAKQLILTQVAKPDERPYIHPIMAPDGQSPVTEFRPNHHLHQTGLFWGLKRVNGRDYFMKWKGDYWKRVSTKITARQGKQVSWQTVYNLLDSTGQTTLVETQNWTLQEVGGKFMLDLEWKGQARTDVTMGKFYVGGLFVRMPWTKELAGEVINATGQTNKQAEAQRSEWLDVGVQRRGRSDWAHFTLFDHPQNKAFPTPWRVDNEFGVGPSRQIIDDWTIPKGETETIRYRILIYTGPINQSQIQEVAKAYQKIDPH; from the coding sequence ATGTATACGTGTAGAGTGCTCGCCATTTTTGTGCTGGTTTTGTGCGGTATTGTTTCAGGTTTTGGACAAAAATCGAACGGTAACACCTTTGAAATCGTCACAGAATCAGATACTTCGTTTTCAATTTACAAAGGCAAAGCAAAGCAACTGATACTGACGCAGGTAGCCAAACCCGACGAGCGTCCGTATATCCATCCCATTATGGCACCCGATGGGCAAAGCCCGGTAACCGAGTTTCGTCCCAACCATCACCTCCACCAGACGGGCCTATTCTGGGGTCTCAAACGAGTGAACGGACGAGATTACTTTATGAAGTGGAAAGGGGATTACTGGAAGCGGGTTTCAACCAAAATAACAGCTCGTCAGGGTAAGCAGGTTTCCTGGCAAACGGTCTATAATCTACTCGATTCAACGGGACAAACGACCCTGGTGGAAACGCAAAACTGGACCCTACAGGAAGTCGGCGGGAAATTTATGCTGGACCTCGAATGGAAAGGTCAGGCCAGGACCGATGTTACGATGGGTAAATTTTACGTAGGCGGTTTGTTCGTGCGGATGCCCTGGACAAAGGAACTTGCTGGTGAGGTGATCAATGCGACAGGTCAGACCAATAAGCAGGCCGAAGCCCAGCGCAGTGAGTGGCTGGATGTGGGCGTGCAGCGAAGAGGTCGCTCGGACTGGGCGCATTTTACGCTGTTTGATCATCCCCAAAACAAAGCGTTTCCAACTCCCTGGCGTGTCGATAACGAATTCGGGGTTGGCCCTTCTCGCCAGATCATCGACGACTGGACCATTCCCAAAGGAGAAACCGAGACGATCCGTTACCGAATCCTGATTTACACAGGCCCGATCAATCAATCACAAATCCAGGAGGTAGCTAAAGCCTATCAGAAAATCGATCCTCATTGA
- a CDS encoding outer membrane protein assembly factor BamB family protein, translated as MKRIQLVRRRNKIFGIASLSIAAGILVGLVAFRDNRNVDKPYTDWTIYGGGSENIKYSALDQINTSNVKNLQVAWEYASGEASATNTTDMKTNPIIVNGVMYGLNPQLKLFALDAATGNVKWVYDPGSIPEKGKNSGRGPFGPSTKICRGVTYYNGGKNDQRILYTPGGGHMLYCINALTGKVIPTFGTNGHIDLHDELDMENAHDLHISNTSPGIIYKNLIIMGSRLAESAEAAPGHIRAFDVHTGKRKWIFHTIPHPGEPGYETWESPGAYKYVGGANAWGGFSLDEKRGLVFAGTGSATPDFYGGNRKGNNLYANSILALDAATGKLKWHYQTVHHDLWDWDHAAHPILVTVKKDNKPVDAVVQITKQGYIFMFNRETGEPIHPINEVPVPKSDLAGEWTSPTQPVPTFFKPFVRQRLTEDDLLKEGIPDSSYQDILKKFRSYKTDNMWNPPSLQGTIESPGWNGGAEWGGPTFDPTSGIMYINANESPWVMKMQEVKKGEMIAKQTNFEAGQMLYQQNCSGCHGKDRRAGETNKALSANPSLVGIAENSNLKPGQKYDETSFKSLISSGRNNMPPFGHLSAEQKTALASFILNLDKIKDQPFKDLNTKEEPAHFRTPYSFAGGPYGIGKFLTKEGFPAVKTPWGHLSAVDLNTGKELWKQPLGDYPEMKAKGIRSGSENFGGSVVTAGGLVFIAATRDEKFRAFDKKTGELLWEVKIPAAGIATPAIYQVNGKQFVVIACGGGGKQRTKSGDKYVAFALPTAQK; from the coding sequence ATGAAACGAATTCAACTAGTAAGACGCCGAAATAAGATTTTTGGGATAGCATCCCTATCAATTGCCGCTGGTATTCTTGTCGGTTTAGTGGCTTTCCGGGATAATCGGAATGTAGATAAACCCTATACGGACTGGACGATTTACGGAGGGGGAAGTGAGAACATCAAATACTCGGCCCTTGATCAAATCAACACCAGCAATGTAAAAAATCTGCAGGTGGCCTGGGAGTATGCGTCCGGAGAAGCTTCCGCGACGAATACGACCGATATGAAAACCAATCCCATTATTGTCAATGGGGTCATGTACGGGCTGAATCCGCAACTCAAACTGTTCGCCCTCGATGCGGCTACCGGCAACGTGAAGTGGGTGTATGATCCAGGAAGTATTCCGGAGAAGGGAAAGAATTCAGGACGCGGCCCTTTTGGCCCTTCCACCAAGATTTGTCGGGGTGTAACCTATTACAATGGGGGTAAGAATGACCAACGTATCCTGTATACACCCGGTGGGGGGCATATGCTTTACTGCATTAACGCGCTAACGGGCAAGGTTATCCCAACCTTTGGCACCAATGGGCACATTGATTTGCACGATGAGCTGGATATGGAAAATGCCCATGATCTGCATATTTCCAATACTAGTCCCGGTATTATTTACAAAAACTTAATCATTATGGGTTCGCGGCTGGCCGAATCCGCTGAGGCAGCACCCGGTCATATCCGGGCGTTTGACGTGCATACGGGAAAACGCAAATGGATTTTTCACACGATTCCTCATCCTGGTGAACCGGGCTATGAAACCTGGGAAAGTCCAGGTGCCTATAAGTACGTTGGCGGAGCCAATGCCTGGGGTGGCTTTAGCCTGGATGAAAAACGAGGGCTGGTTTTTGCCGGTACGGGTTCGGCTACACCGGATTTTTATGGAGGTAATCGCAAAGGGAATAACCTGTATGCCAATTCGATTCTGGCACTGGATGCGGCTACCGGCAAACTGAAATGGCATTATCAGACCGTTCACCATGATCTGTGGGACTGGGACCATGCTGCACACCCCATCCTGGTAACGGTTAAAAAGGATAATAAACCGGTCGATGCCGTTGTCCAGATTACCAAGCAGGGGTACATCTTTATGTTCAATCGGGAGACGGGCGAGCCTATCCATCCCATCAACGAGGTGCCGGTACCCAAATCGGATCTGGCCGGTGAATGGACATCGCCAACCCAGCCGGTCCCTACTTTTTTCAAACCGTTTGTCCGTCAGCGGCTTACCGAAGATGATCTTCTAAAAGAAGGGATTCCCGATTCGTCGTATCAGGATATCCTGAAAAAGTTTCGCTCCTATAAAACCGATAACATGTGGAATCCGCCATCACTGCAAGGGACGATTGAAAGTCCGGGCTGGAACGGTGGAGCGGAGTGGGGTGGTCCCACCTTTGATCCAACCTCGGGTATCATGTACATCAATGCCAACGAATCGCCCTGGGTTATGAAAATGCAGGAGGTCAAAAAGGGGGAGATGATCGCGAAACAAACCAATTTCGAAGCGGGCCAGATGCTTTATCAACAGAATTGCAGTGGCTGCCACGGGAAGGACAGAAGGGCGGGAGAAACGAACAAGGCATTATCAGCGAATCCATCGCTGGTAGGCATTGCAGAAAACAGCAATTTGAAACCTGGTCAGAAATACGATGAGACTTCATTTAAAAGCCTCATCAGTTCGGGTCGAAATAATATGCCACCCTTTGGTCACCTGAGCGCCGAGCAGAAAACCGCGCTGGCTTCCTTCATTTTGAATCTGGACAAAATTAAGGATCAGCCCTTTAAAGATTTAAATACAAAGGAAGAACCGGCGCATTTCAGAACGCCCTACAGCTTTGCCGGGGGGCCATATGGGATTGGCAAATTCCTGACCAAGGAAGGGTTTCCAGCCGTTAAGACTCCCTGGGGACATTTGTCGGCCGTCGATCTCAATACCGGTAAAGAGCTCTGGAAACAGCCCCTCGGCGATTACCCTGAAATGAAAGCGAAAGGCATACGCTCTGGAAGTGAAAACTTCGGAGGATCGGTGGTAACGGCGGGTGGATTGGTTTTCATTGCGGCTACCCGCGACGAAAAATTCAGGGCATTCGATAAGAAGACCGGCGAACTACTTTGGGAAGTAAAAATTCCCGCGGCTGGTATTGCGACGCCCGCTATCTACCAGGTGAACGGGAAACAGTTCGTGGTGATTGCCTGCGGTGGCGGTGGTAAACAACGGACTAAGTCGGGGGATAAATACGTGGCGTTCGCCTTACCGACAGCCCAGAAGTAG
- a CDS encoding 3-keto-disaccharide hydrolase, whose product MRNIRNLVLILITLTLAGLPATAQKSEGDWEILFNGKDFTGWKHLNGNHKVEVKDGMIVGTVVPGEPNGFLCTEKEFGDFILELDVSIDTTMNNSGIQFRSLSTLDYLNYRLHGYQMEVDPKPQRWSGSIYDEARRGWLYTTELNLPSKTAFKNNAWNHYRIECFGTSNRTWVNDVAVSHLIDDETLKGMIGLQLHSNNPNDPIPPGNHQIRFKNIRIKTRNIKPSPPDDIFIVNLIPNDLSEAEKRAGYGSLFDGKTAQGLTGASNSKFPDSDWVIEQGTLTIKESKRNEKKSVFLKNPYAAFELKFEFRLAEGADSGVKYLLSKAEENAEGLEFQIQDDMLPGNVPRGKDLTALGSVKGLAESKQTIFSKRRIGLWSNAMIRVYPDNRVEHWINGFKMADYKGKPHEKGFLMLENNGLSVSYRSIKIKELR is encoded by the coding sequence ATGAGAAACATACGAAATCTAGTACTGATCCTGATAACCCTGACTCTGGCGGGGTTACCAGCAACCGCCCAAAAGTCCGAAGGAGATTGGGAAATTCTTTTCAATGGGAAAGATTTCACGGGCTGGAAGCATCTGAACGGCAATCACAAAGTGGAAGTGAAGGATGGAATGATTGTCGGAACGGTGGTTCCTGGTGAGCCAAACGGATTTCTTTGTACCGAAAAAGAATTCGGTGATTTTATTCTGGAGCTGGACGTATCGATCGATACGACGATGAACAACTCCGGTATTCAGTTTCGGAGTTTGAGTACTCTTGATTACCTGAATTATCGTTTACACGGGTATCAGATGGAGGTCGATCCGAAGCCGCAGCGGTGGAGTGGCAGCATTTACGACGAAGCTCGCCGTGGCTGGTTGTACACGACTGAGTTGAATTTGCCTTCCAAAACGGCATTTAAAAACAATGCCTGGAACCACTACCGCATCGAATGCTTCGGTACCAGTAACCGCACCTGGGTGAACGATGTGGCAGTTTCACATTTGATTGATGACGAGACGCTTAAGGGGATGATCGGGTTACAACTACACAGCAATAACCCAAACGATCCGATTCCCCCAGGCAATCACCAGATCCGTTTTAAAAACATCAGAATCAAAACCAGAAACATCAAACCCTCCCCGCCCGATGATATATTTATCGTGAACCTGATCCCGAATGATCTTTCAGAAGCGGAAAAAAGAGCTGGGTATGGTTCACTTTTTGATGGAAAAACGGCGCAGGGACTGACAGGGGCATCGAATTCAAAGTTTCCTGACTCGGATTGGGTTATTGAACAGGGAACATTGACGATTAAAGAGTCGAAACGGAACGAGAAGAAAAGTGTGTTTTTGAAAAATCCGTATGCAGCTTTTGAATTGAAATTTGAATTCAGGCTGGCAGAAGGAGCGGATAGTGGTGTAAAATACCTGTTGTCCAAAGCGGAGGAAAATGCAGAAGGTCTCGAATTTCAAATCCAGGACGATATGCTGCCCGGAAATGTGCCGAGGGGAAAGGATCTCACCGCATTGGGTTCGGTGAAGGGGTTGGCGGAGTCGAAGCAGACGATTTTCTCAAAAAGACGGATCGGGCTGTGGAGCAATGCGATGATCCGTGTTTATCCGGACAATCGCGTCGAGCATTGGATCAATGGATTCAAAATGGCGGACTATAAAGGCAAACCGCATGAAAAGGGTTTTCTCATGTTGGAAAACAATGGTTTATCGGTTTCGTACCGGAGTATTAAAATCAAAGAATTACGCTGA